From Pseudomonas sp. CCI4.2, one genomic window encodes:
- a CDS encoding type IV pilus twitching motility protein PilT codes for MDITELLAFSAKQGASDLHLSAGLPPMIRVDGDVRRINLPALDQKTVQNLIYDIMNDKQRKDFEEFLETDFSFDVPGVARFRVNAFNQNRGAGAVFRTIPSKVLSMDDLGMGEVFRKITDVPRGLVLVTGPTGSGKSTTLAAMIDYLNSTKHHHILTIEDPIEFVHESKKCLVNQREVHRDTLGFAEALRSALREDPDVILVGEMRDLETIRLALTAAETGHLVFGTLHTTSAAKTIDRVVDVFPAQEKSMVRSMLSESLQAVISQTLLKKVGGGRIAAHEIMIGTAAIRNLIREDKVAQMYSSIQTGGSLGMQTLDMCLKDLVNKGLVTRESAREKAKTPDNF; via the coding sequence ATGGATATTACCGAGCTGCTGGCCTTCAGTGCCAAGCAGGGCGCGTCAGATTTGCATTTATCCGCTGGCCTGCCACCGATGATTCGTGTCGACGGTGATGTACGGCGTATCAATCTGCCGGCTTTGGACCAGAAAACGGTCCAAAATTTGATTTACGACATCATGAACGACAAGCAGCGTAAGGATTTCGAGGAGTTTCTGGAAACAGACTTTTCCTTCGATGTGCCTGGCGTTGCGCGCTTTCGGGTCAACGCTTTCAACCAGAATCGCGGCGCCGGTGCGGTGTTTCGGACCATCCCCTCCAAGGTCCTGAGCATGGACGATCTGGGCATGGGAGAAGTGTTTCGCAAGATTACCGATGTCCCGCGCGGGCTGGTATTGGTCACCGGACCGACCGGGTCAGGGAAATCCACTACTCTCGCGGCGATGATCGATTACCTGAACAGCACCAAGCACCACCACATCCTCACCATCGAAGACCCTATCGAGTTCGTTCACGAATCGAAGAAGTGCCTGGTCAACCAGCGTGAAGTGCATCGCGACACCTTGGGTTTCGCCGAGGCGTTGCGTTCGGCGCTGCGGGAAGACCCGGACGTCATCCTCGTCGGTGAAATGCGCGACCTCGAAACCATTCGGCTGGCATTGACTGCCGCTGAAACCGGTCACTTGGTCTTCGGCACGCTGCACACCACCTCTGCGGCGAAAACCATCGACCGTGTGGTTGACGTGTTCCCGGCGCAAGAGAAGTCCATGGTGCGCTCGATGTTGTCCGAATCGTTGCAGGCGGTGATCTCCCAGACACTGCTGAAGAAAGTCGGCGGCGGGCGGATTGCGGCTCACGAAATCATGATTGGCACGGCGGCCATTCGTAACCTGATTCGCGAAGATAAAGTGGCGCAGATGTACTCGTCGATCCAGACCGGTGGTTCATTGGGTATGCAGACGTTGGACATGTGCCTGAAGGATCTGGTCAACAAAGGCTTGGTGACCCGCGAAAGCGCGCGCGAAAAAGCCAAGACCCCGGACAATTTCTAG
- a CDS encoding YggS family pyridoxal phosphate-dependent enzyme: MSTIADNVSQVDERIRAAALVAQRDPSTINLLAVSKTKPAAALREAFAAGLSDFGENYLQEALSKQLELADLPLCWHFIGPIQSNKTRAIAEHFAWVHSVDRLKIAQRLSEQRPAELPALNICIQINVSGEASKSGCTPEDLPALAAAISALPRLKLRGLMAIPEPTDDVSAQHGAFAAVSSLQQSLNLPLDTLSMGMSHDLEAAIAQGATWVRIGTALFGARDYGQP, from the coding sequence ATGTCCACGATAGCAGACAACGTTTCCCAAGTTGATGAGCGAATTCGCGCTGCGGCCCTTGTGGCGCAACGGGATCCAAGCACAATTAACCTGTTGGCCGTAAGCAAGACCAAACCCGCGGCTGCGTTGCGCGAAGCATTCGCCGCCGGTCTAAGCGATTTTGGCGAGAATTACCTGCAAGAAGCCCTGAGCAAACAACTCGAATTGGCGGACCTGCCCTTGTGTTGGCATTTCATCGGCCCCATTCAATCGAACAAGACTCGTGCTATTGCCGAGCACTTCGCTTGGGTGCACTCCGTGGATCGCTTGAAAATTGCACAACGGCTGTCTGAACAACGTCCTGCTGAACTGCCTGCGCTCAACATCTGTATTCAAATCAATGTCAGCGGCGAAGCGAGCAAGTCTGGCTGTACGCCTGAAGACCTACCTGCGCTGGCGGCGGCGATCAGTGCGCTGCCGCGCTTGAAACTGCGTGGGCTGATGGCGATCCCTGAACCCACGGACGACGTTTCGGCTCAACACGGCGCGTTTGCTGCCGTGAGCAGCCTGCAGCAGAGTCTGAACCTGCCGCTGGACACACTGTCGATGGGCATGAGCCACGACTTGGAGGCCGCCATCGCACAAGGCGCCACTTGGGTTCGGATCGGCACCGCCCTGTTTGGCGCCCGCGACTACGGCCAGCCATAA
- the proC gene encoding pyrroline-5-carboxylate reductase, which translates to MSTTRIAFIGAGNMATSLIGGLRAQGVDAALIRASDPSAETRAKVAAEHGIELFANNAQAIEGADVVLIAVKPQMMKAMCIALRPTLKPHQLVVSVAAGITSASMNNWLGDHPIVRCMPNTPALLRQGVSGLFATDKVSSEQRAQAEQLLSAVGIALWLDEEKQLDAVTAVSGSGPAYFFLLIEAMTATAEKLGLPREIAVQLTKQTALGAALMVTGSDVDAAELRRRVTSPAGTTEAAIKSFQAGGFEALVDTALTAAAHRSAEMAEQLGK; encoded by the coding sequence ATGAGCACGACTCGTATTGCCTTTATCGGTGCCGGCAACATGGCCACCAGCCTGATCGGCGGGCTGCGCGCCCAAGGCGTGGACGCCGCGTTGATTCGAGCCAGTGACCCGAGCGCCGAGACCCGCGCCAAGGTCGCCGCCGAACACGGCATTGAACTCTTCGCCAATAACGCCCAAGCCATTGAAGGCGCGGACGTAGTTCTGATTGCCGTCAAACCGCAAATGATGAAAGCGATGTGCATCGCTCTGCGCCCAACTCTGAAGCCCCATCAGTTGGTGGTGTCGGTCGCCGCGGGGATCACAAGCGCGAGCATGAATAACTGGTTGGGTGATCACCCGATCGTGCGTTGTATGCCGAACACTCCAGCGCTGTTGCGTCAGGGCGTGAGCGGTTTGTTCGCCACTGACAAAGTGTCTAGCGAACAACGGGCGCAAGCCGAACAATTGCTGTCGGCGGTCGGGATCGCGTTGTGGCTCGACGAGGAAAAACAACTGGATGCGGTCACGGCCGTGTCTGGAAGCGGTCCGGCGTATTTCTTCCTGCTGATTGAAGCAATGACGGCAACGGCCGAGAAACTCGGCTTGCCACGAGAGATAGCCGTTCAACTGACCAAGCAGACGGCCCTGGGTGCCGCGCTGATGGTCACGGGCAGCGATGTTGATGCTGCTGAGCTGCGACGCCGCGTGACCTCGCCTGCGGGCACCACAGAAGCAGCTATCAAATCATTCCAGGCTGGTGGCTTTGAAGCCCTGGTCGACACAGCACTCACTGCTGCCGCGCATCGTTCGGCAGAAATGGCCGAACAGCTGGGCAAATAA
- a CDS encoding YggT family protein, with amino-acid sequence MNALTGALIFVVQTLVSLYLAIVLLRFVLQLVKANFYNPLCQFAVRATQPLLKPIRRIIPSVFGLDTSSLLLAIIIQALLMALVLTLTFGTIGDVPHLLIWSIIGVTSLFLKIFWVAMIVMVIVSWVAPGSHNPAAELAYQISEPVLAPFRRLIPNLGGMDISPIFAFIAIQVIQSYVMPPLATYAQMPDVLWRLI; translated from the coding sequence ATGAATGCACTTACTGGCGCCCTGATTTTTGTTGTCCAGACCCTGGTCAGCCTGTACCTGGCCATTGTCTTGCTGCGCTTCGTTCTACAATTGGTCAAAGCCAATTTCTACAACCCGCTCTGCCAGTTCGCGGTGCGTGCCACACAACCGCTGCTCAAGCCCATCCGCCGGATAATCCCCAGCGTGTTCGGGCTGGACACCTCCTCACTGCTGCTTGCGATCATCATCCAGGCGTTATTGATGGCGCTGGTCTTGACGTTGACCTTCGGCACTATCGGCGATGTTCCACACTTGTTGATCTGGTCGATCATTGGCGTCACCTCGCTGTTCCTGAAAATCTTTTGGGTCGCGATGATCGTCATGGTGATCGTCTCCTGGGTCGCACCTGGCAGCCATAACCCGGCGGCAGAACTGGCCTATCAGATCAGCGAGCCGGTGCTGGCGCCGTTCCGTCGCTTGATACCGAACCTGGGCGGCATGGACATTTCGCCGATTTTCGCCTTTATCGCGATTCAAGTGATCCAGTCCTACGTAATGCCTCCCTTGGCCACCTATGCACAGATGCCAGACGTGTTGTGGCGCCTGATTTGA
- the metX gene encoding homoserine O-succinyltransferase MetX, with product MPTVFPPDSVGLVTPQMAHFSEPLALACGRSLPAYDLIYETYGELNAAGSNAVLVCHALSGHHHAAGFHSVDERKPGWWDSCIGPGKPIDTSKFFVVSLNNLGGCNGSTGPSSINPEAGKPFGADFPVLTVEDWVHSQARLADRLGIAQWAAVVGGSLGGMQALQWTISFPERIRHCLAIASAPKLSAQNIAFNEVARQAILSDPEFHGGYFQEHGVIPKRGLMLARMVGHITYLSDDSMGEKFGRGLKSEKLNYDFHSVEFQVESYLRYQGEEFSGRFDANTYLLMTKALDYFDPAANHGDNLALTLAGAKADFCVISFTTDWRFSPARSRELVDALMAAKKNVCYLEIDAPQGHDAFLIPIPRYLQAFTSYMNRIAL from the coding sequence ATGCCCACGGTCTTCCCCCCCGATTCTGTTGGACTGGTAACGCCGCAAATGGCGCATTTCAGCGAACCACTGGCCTTGGCCTGCGGTCGCTCGCTGCCCGCTTACGACTTGATTTACGAAACCTACGGCGAGCTCAACGCTGCGGGCAGCAACGCCGTGCTGGTGTGCCACGCGCTGTCTGGTCACCACCATGCGGCGGGATTTCATAGCGTCGATGAGCGTAAGCCCGGCTGGTGGGACAGCTGCATCGGGCCCGGCAAACCCATCGACACCAGCAAATTCTTCGTCGTCAGCCTGAATAACCTGGGCGGCTGTAACGGCTCCACCGGCCCCAGCAGCATCAATCCCGAGGCCGGCAAGCCGTTCGGTGCCGACTTTCCGGTGCTGACGGTGGAAGATTGGGTCCACAGCCAGGCGCGTCTTGCTGACCGGCTGGGAATTGCGCAATGGGCGGCAGTTGTAGGCGGCAGTCTGGGCGGCATGCAAGCGCTGCAATGGACCATCAGTTTTCCCGAGCGGATTCGCCATTGCCTGGCGATTGCGTCGGCGCCAAAACTGTCCGCGCAAAACATCGCGTTCAATGAAGTGGCGCGGCAAGCGATTCTCTCCGACCCCGAATTCCATGGCGGATATTTCCAAGAACACGGGGTTATTCCCAAGCGCGGCCTGATGTTGGCGCGGATGGTGGGGCACATCACGTACCTGTCCGATGACTCCATGGGCGAGAAATTCGGCCGGGGCTTGAAAAGCGAAAAGCTCAACTACGACTTCCACAGCGTCGAGTTTCAGGTTGAAAGCTACCTGCGCTACCAAGGTGAAGAGTTCTCTGGCCGCTTCGACGCCAACACCTACCTGTTGATGACCAAAGCGTTGGACTATTTTGACCCGGCGGCCAATCACGGCGACAACCTGGCGCTGACTCTCGCCGGGGCCAAGGCCGATTTCTGCGTGATTTCTTTCACCACCGACTGGCGATTCTCGCCGGCCCGCTCGCGGGAACTCGTGGATGCGCTAATGGCTGCGAAAAAGAATGTCTGTTATCTGGAGATCGACGCCCCCCAAGGCCATGACGCCTTCCTGATTCCGATCCCGCGCTACTTGCAGGCCTTCACCAGCTATATGAACCGAATTGCACTCTGA
- the metW gene encoding methionine biosynthesis protein MetW: MRADLEIIQDWIPAGSRVLDLGCGDGELLAWLRDNKQVTGYGLENDADNIALCVSKGVNVIEQDLDKGLGNFASNSFDIVVMTQALQAVSYPDRILDEMLRVGRQCIITFPNFGHWRCRWYLASKGRMPVSDFLPYTWYNTPNIHFCTFEDFEALCRGRDARVIDRLAVDQQHRHGWASKLWPNLLGEIGIYRVSSPGLQDHQIAI, from the coding sequence ATGAGAGCCGACCTGGAAATCATCCAAGACTGGATCCCTGCCGGTAGCCGAGTGCTCGACCTCGGTTGCGGTGATGGCGAGCTGCTGGCCTGGCTGCGCGACAACAAACAAGTCACCGGTTACGGCCTTGAAAACGACGCCGACAACATCGCGCTGTGCGTGAGCAAAGGCGTCAACGTCATTGAGCAAGACCTGGACAAAGGTCTCGGCAACTTCGCCAGCAACAGCTTTGACATCGTGGTCATGACTCAGGCGCTGCAGGCGGTGAGCTACCCGGACCGAATCCTGGACGAGATGCTGCGGGTGGGCCGCCAATGCATCATCACCTTCCCCAACTTCGGCCATTGGCGCTGCCGTTGGTACTTGGCAAGCAAGGGCCGGATGCCGGTTTCGGACTTTCTGCCGTACACCTGGTACAACACGCCGAACATCCACTTCTGCACCTTCGAAGACTTCGAAGCGTTGTGCCGTGGCCGCGACGCTCGGGTTATTGACCGGTTGGCCGTCGATCAGCAGCATCGTCACGGATGGGCCAGCAAGCTATGGCCTAATCTCTTGGGTGAGATCGGGATCTACCGCGTCAGCAGCCCTGGCCTGCAAGATCACCAAATCGCGATATAG
- a CDS encoding DUF4426 domain-containing protein yields MRRLALFLCALCLALPAIAADYAKPERKEVFGETTVYYSAITSSYLQPDVAAAAGLIRSKNQGVLNIAAIKAGKPLIANVTGTVKDLTGRNLALTFKQIAENDAVYYIAQFPIEQQETLTFSINVKAGEETHSISFDQELFPGE; encoded by the coding sequence ATGCGCCGCTTAGCCCTGTTTCTCTGCGCTTTATGCCTCGCTTTACCGGCCATCGCCGCAGACTACGCCAAACCCGAACGTAAAGAAGTCTTCGGTGAAACGACCGTGTATTACAGCGCGATCACCTCCAGTTATTTGCAGCCCGATGTAGCCGCCGCAGCCGGGCTGATCCGAAGCAAGAATCAAGGCGTGTTGAACATTGCGGCCATCAAGGCGGGAAAACCCCTGATCGCGAACGTAACCGGCACCGTGAAAGACCTGACTGGGCGTAACCTCGCACTGACGTTCAAGCAGATCGCCGAAAACGATGCGGTGTATTACATCGCGCAATTCCCGATTGAGCAGCAAGAAACCCTGACCTTCTCCATCAACGTCAAAGCTGGCGAAGAAACCCACAGTATCAGCTTCGATCAAGAACTTTTCCCAGGCGAATGA
- the rdgB gene encoding RdgB/HAM1 family non-canonical purine NTP pyrophosphatase: MMNFTQLVLASHNAGKLKELQAMLGGSVQLRSIGEFSDVEPEETGLSFVENAILKARNAARISGLPSLADDSGLAVDFLGGAPGIYSARYADGQGDAANNAKLLEALKDVPLEQRGAQFVCVLALVRHADDPLPILCEGLWQGRILTAAIGEHGFGYDPLFWVPERDCSSSELSPAQKNQLSHRARAMVLLRQRLGLK, translated from the coding sequence ATGATGAATTTCACGCAACTCGTTTTGGCCAGCCATAACGCCGGCAAACTCAAAGAACTCCAAGCCATGCTTGGCGGCTCTGTGCAATTGCGCTCCATCGGCGAATTCAGCGACGTCGAGCCGGAAGAGACCGGCTTGTCATTTGTCGAGAACGCGATTCTCAAAGCGCGCAACGCGGCGAGAATCTCCGGGTTGCCGTCCTTGGCCGATGACTCAGGGCTGGCGGTGGATTTTCTCGGCGGCGCCCCGGGCATCTATTCGGCGCGCTACGCCGATGGCCAAGGCGATGCCGCCAACAACGCCAAATTGCTGGAAGCACTCAAAGACGTGCCGCTTGAGCAGCGCGGGGCACAGTTCGTTTGCGTGCTGGCGCTGGTTCGACATGCTGATGACCCATTGCCGATCCTGTGTGAAGGCCTGTGGCAGGGGCGCATTTTGACCGCCGCCATTGGCGAACACGGCTTCGGCTATGACCCGCTGTTTTGGGTGCCGGAGCGCGATTGCTCCAGCTCCGAACTCAGTCCGGCGCAGAAAAACCAACTCAGCCACCGTGCACGCGCCATGGTGTTGCTACGTCAGCGTCTGGGTTTGAAATGA